One Luteolibacter flavescens DNA segment encodes these proteins:
- a CDS encoding GNAT family N-acetyltransferase has protein sequence MTPERLELLLRDGTAVVARPLTPADRAYVADGYRLLSPEARYQRFWVRQGEIIGDAMLNRLLTDQLPKHAIWTVFDPTREGFPGLGAASFWRSESDPTDAEISVTVMDADQGRGVATLLLSILWLVAFRCGIETFTGYTMPENTRALRWMRNTGAAGEWDGYNAVFRWKLADLDAIPATPAGADLAARLAELSPRML, from the coding sequence ATGACTCCCGAGCGACTGGAGCTTCTCTTGCGCGATGGCACCGCGGTGGTGGCGCGTCCGCTGACGCCGGCGGACCGCGCCTATGTGGCGGATGGCTACCGGCTGCTGTCCCCGGAGGCGCGCTACCAGCGCTTCTGGGTGAGGCAGGGAGAGATCATCGGAGATGCGATGCTGAATCGCCTGCTGACGGACCAGCTTCCGAAGCACGCGATCTGGACCGTCTTCGATCCCACGCGCGAGGGCTTCCCCGGTCTCGGCGCGGCGAGCTTTTGGAGGTCCGAGAGCGACCCGACCGACGCGGAAATCTCCGTGACCGTGATGGACGCGGACCAGGGCCGCGGCGTGGCGACGCTGCTGCTGTCCATCCTCTGGCTGGTGGCCTTCCGCTGCGGCATCGAGACCTTCACCGGCTACACCATGCCCGAGAATACGCGGGCGCTGCGATGGATGCGGAATACCGGCGCGGCAGGCGAGTGGGACGGCTACAATGCGGTCTTCCGCTGGAAGCTCGCGGATCTGGACGCGATCCCGGCCACACCCGCCGGGGCGGATCTCGCCGCGCGGCTGGCGGAGCTTTCCCCGCGGATGCTGTAG
- a CDS encoding TIGR00730 family Rossman fold protein has protein sequence MTPPPDCPDLPQPTAEHAISPEAIREEERFELEIPERGFLAGPRSRLHDLGTIFRVGLDFMRAFRTLHFVGPAVTIFGSARTQPGTTYYEMAREMGAEIAKLGFTVITGGGPGIMEAGNQGAFEAGGRSIGVNIELPFEQHLNPYVHRSVTMRYFFTRKTILIKYSYAFVVLPGGAGTLDEMFETMTLIQTGKIRNFPIILMGKDYWKPLMDLVYHMADEGMISPGDPDLIFFTDDVADAIAHLQRHAVRQFGLRRQKLPKPSPLMGEKAVAKPAI, from the coding sequence ATGACGCCGCCGCCCGACTGCCCGGACCTGCCACAACCCACTGCGGAGCATGCCATCAGCCCGGAGGCGATCCGGGAGGAGGAGCGCTTCGAGCTGGAGATCCCGGAGCGGGGATTCCTCGCCGGGCCGCGGTCCCGGCTGCACGATCTGGGCACCATTTTCCGGGTCGGCCTGGATTTCATGCGGGCATTCCGCACGCTGCACTTCGTGGGGCCGGCGGTGACCATCTTCGGCTCGGCGCGGACCCAGCCGGGGACGACTTACTACGAAATGGCGCGCGAGATGGGCGCGGAGATCGCGAAGCTCGGCTTCACCGTCATCACGGGCGGCGGGCCGGGCATCATGGAGGCGGGGAACCAGGGGGCCTTCGAAGCCGGCGGCCGGTCCATCGGGGTGAATATCGAGCTGCCCTTCGAGCAGCACCTCAATCCCTATGTCCACCGCTCGGTGACCATGCGCTACTTCTTCACGCGCAAGACCATCCTCATCAAGTATTCCTACGCCTTTGTCGTGCTGCCCGGCGGCGCGGGCACGCTGGACGAGATGTTCGAGACCATGACCCTGATCCAGACCGGGAAGATCCGGAACTTCCCCATTATCCTGATGGGCAAGGACTACTGGAAGCCGCTCATGGACCTCGTCTATCACATGGCCGACGAGGGAATGATCAGCCCGGGAGACCCGGACCTGATCTTCTTCACCGATGACGTGGCGGACGCCATCGCGCACCTCCAGCGGCACGCGGTGAGGCAATTCGGCCTGCGCCGCCAGAAGCTCCCGAAGCCGAGCCCGCTCATGGGCGAGAAGGCCGTAGCCAAGCCTGCGATCTGA
- the aroE gene encoding shikimate dehydrogenase produces the protein MSLYSPDDLTSRERLDAGHDKPARLAVIGHPVAHSLSPRMHQPALDEAGIDARYIKVEVEPGQVAETFRRMRELGFAGCNVTVPHKFEALAACDEVDAGAAEMGVVNTVRFDADATRGFNTDGYGFEEAARETLGLPLGGASVLIAGAGGGAGGAIAVHCARQGVARLILANRSVEKIEELADRIRANHGGVEILTAGLDDPRLEAWAKSADLIVNTSSLGLKESDPSPVPAAYFTSRHSAYDTIYRPGTAFQQAAAAAGAKVGTGREMLLHQGVKAFQIWFPGTDPVAAMRHGLAAG, from the coding sequence ATGAGCCTGTATTCCCCCGACGACCTCACGTCCCGCGAACGGCTGGATGCCGGTCATGACAAGCCGGCACGGCTGGCGGTGATCGGCCACCCGGTCGCGCACTCGCTGTCCCCGCGCATGCACCAGCCCGCGCTGGATGAGGCGGGGATCGATGCCCGCTACATCAAGGTCGAGGTGGAGCCCGGGCAGGTGGCGGAGACCTTTCGCCGGATGCGCGAGCTGGGCTTCGCCGGGTGCAATGTGACGGTGCCGCACAAGTTCGAGGCACTGGCGGCGTGCGACGAGGTGGACGCCGGGGCCGCGGAGATGGGCGTGGTGAATACGGTGCGCTTCGACGCGGATGCGACACGGGGATTCAATACCGACGGGTACGGCTTCGAGGAGGCGGCGCGCGAAACGCTGGGCCTCCCGCTGGGAGGCGCCTCAGTCCTGATCGCCGGGGCAGGTGGCGGGGCCGGTGGCGCGATCGCCGTCCACTGCGCTCGGCAGGGCGTGGCCCGCCTGATCCTGGCGAACCGCAGCGTGGAGAAGATCGAGGAACTGGCAGACCGCATCCGGGCAAATCACGGGGGCGTGGAAATCCTCACCGCCGGGCTGGATGACCCGCGTCTGGAAGCGTGGGCGAAGTCCGCCGACCTGATCGTGAATACCTCCTCGCTCGGCCTGAAGGAGAGCGATCCCTCGCCCGTGCCTGCTGCATACTTCACCTCGCGGCACTCGGCCTACGATACGATCTACCGTCCGGGCACCGCCTTCCAGCAGGCTGCAGCGGCAGCCGGGGCGAAGGTCGGGACCGGCCGTGAAATGCTGCTCCACCAGGGAGTGAAGGCATTCCAGATCTGGTTCCCCGGAACGGATCCCGTCGCAGCGATGCGCCACGGGCTGGCCGCGGGTTGA
- a CDS encoding OprO/OprP family phosphate-selective porin, with protein sequence MKAFPKLLLFSCLAGPLALPCTAQAAEPAAESAAKPDGGGKKKKKKKNKDKSNEATAPAADTSTASAKDAPDLAVPPPATNNGNWCEWLQNDPGLLYNDPKNRWIQSFEVGGRFHYQIASMEGTDVNGTDFNDTYDEYRRLRLETKTQFLKHFVAEVNVNLVNDRRFRDDFFNELEWGYDRFDEVSLEFDIGEAFGDGWLDGIKLKYGRMKLKMTEEVHMSSNEIYTIERSAIADKVGGDASRPTGVTLELDKGDWDLTLGMFSAEDDSDFIAGWGEGQFFYGSLEWRASKNLKLVLDYTQNNHDGNDDALGYGWASAFSAIYKKKHWGVIAEAIYGDNGGGISAPITRRQGDFHGFVVMPWYWIVEDKLQAVVQYQYASSPESQGLQLPVRYVRAEHENPMVDVDNGRGNEHHYLYAGLNWHLCRDRVKVMGGFSLDDLTTRRSEIKAYTWQLAVRTSF encoded by the coding sequence ATGAAAGCCTTTCCCAAGCTCCTGCTCTTCTCCTGTCTCGCCGGGCCGCTGGCCCTGCCCTGCACCGCCCAAGCGGCGGAGCCTGCTGCCGAGTCCGCCGCGAAGCCCGACGGCGGCGGCAAGAAGAAGAAAAAGAAGAAGAACAAGGACAAGTCGAACGAGGCCACCGCACCGGCAGCCGATACATCGACCGCCAGTGCCAAGGACGCGCCGGACCTCGCCGTGCCACCGCCCGCCACCAACAACGGGAACTGGTGCGAGTGGCTGCAGAATGACCCCGGCCTGCTCTACAACGACCCGAAGAACCGGTGGATCCAGTCCTTCGAGGTCGGCGGTCGCTTCCACTACCAGATCGCCTCGATGGAGGGGACGGATGTGAATGGCACGGACTTCAACGACACCTACGACGAGTATCGCAGGCTCCGGCTCGAGACGAAGACGCAGTTCCTGAAGCACTTCGTGGCCGAGGTGAACGTGAACCTGGTGAATGACCGGCGCTTCCGCGACGACTTCTTCAACGAGCTGGAGTGGGGCTACGACCGCTTCGACGAGGTGTCGCTGGAGTTCGACATCGGCGAGGCCTTCGGCGACGGATGGCTGGACGGCATCAAGCTGAAGTACGGCCGGATGAAGCTGAAGATGACCGAGGAAGTCCACATGTCCTCGAACGAGATCTACACCATCGAGCGCTCCGCCATCGCGGACAAGGTGGGTGGCGATGCCAGCCGCCCGACAGGCGTGACGCTGGAGCTGGACAAGGGCGACTGGGACCTGACGCTCGGGATGTTCAGCGCCGAGGACGACTCCGATTTCATCGCCGGCTGGGGCGAGGGCCAGTTTTTCTACGGCAGCCTGGAGTGGCGCGCATCGAAGAACCTGAAGCTGGTGCTGGACTACACGCAGAACAATCACGACGGGAATGACGACGCGCTCGGCTACGGCTGGGCATCCGCCTTCTCCGCGATCTACAAGAAAAAGCACTGGGGCGTGATCGCCGAGGCCATCTATGGCGACAATGGCGGCGGCATCAGCGCACCGATCACGCGCCGCCAGGGGGACTTCCACGGCTTCGTGGTAATGCCGTGGTACTGGATCGTGGAGGACAAGCTCCAGGCCGTGGTGCAGTACCAGTATGCCAGCTCGCCGGAGTCGCAGGGCCTGCAACTGCCGGTGCGCTACGTGCGCGCCGAGCACGAGAACCCGATGGTGGACGTGGACAATGGCCGCGGCAACGAGCACCACTACCTCTACGCGGGCCTGAACTGGCACCTCTGCCGGGACCGGGTGAAGGTGATGGGCGGCTTCTCGCTGGACGACCTGACCACGCGCCGCAGCGAGATCAAGGCCTACACCTGGCAGCTCGCCGTCCGCACGTCCTTCTGA
- a CDS encoding DUF4956 domain-containing protein, which yields MTLEDLLNFGGVTAGTPSPDKVALAMGISLALNLAIAALYRKTYKGTRYSQDYVQTLIMIGVVTTILIMVVAGNGAIAFGMFAAFSVIRFRRTLGQSRDLAFVFFAMAIGMVVGAGQFAMAIIITAIVGTAVYILTKMDAFAPRRASHMLTLRMTSDMDFEQLLQPVFDQFTDRVQLVSVSSAQAGMMTELRYGMQLKVGASTPKLLEALHLVCGNNRVILTPTGNELDM from the coding sequence ATGACATTAGAAGACCTGTTGAACTTCGGCGGAGTCACCGCCGGCACCCCCAGCCCCGATAAAGTCGCCCTCGCCATGGGCATCAGCCTGGCCCTGAACCTCGCCATCGCCGCCCTCTACCGGAAGACCTACAAGGGCACCCGCTACTCCCAGGATTACGTCCAGACGCTGATCATGATCGGCGTGGTGACCACCATCCTGATCATGGTGGTGGCGGGAAATGGCGCGATCGCCTTCGGCATGTTCGCCGCCTTCTCCGTCATCCGCTTCCGCCGCACGCTGGGACAATCGCGGGACCTCGCCTTCGTTTTCTTCGCCATGGCCATCGGCATGGTGGTGGGTGCGGGGCAGTTCGCCATGGCGATCATCATCACCGCCATCGTGGGCACTGCCGTGTATATCCTGACGAAGATGGATGCCTTCGCCCCGCGCCGCGCGTCGCACATGCTGACACTGCGGATGACGAGCGACATGGACTTCGAGCAACTGCTCCAGCCGGTCTTCGACCAATTCACCGACCGCGTGCAGCTCGTCAGCGTGTCGTCCGCCCAGGCCGGGATGATGACGGAGCTACGCTACGGCATGCAGCTCAAGGTCGGCGCCAGTACGCCCAAGCTGCTGGAGGCGCTGCACCTGGTCTGCGGGAACAACCGCGTGATCCTGACGCCGACGGGCAACGAGCTCGACATGTGA
- a CDS encoding polyphosphate polymerase domain-containing protein produces MDANQNRREFKFVLPPHLGLLIRERVGEVMQADRGAEDGYPVLSEYYDTTERSSYWQKQFEVPNRRRVRSRVYGRRDGAIPASAFIEVKHKLDGVTVKRRVPVDLDELEQLTEGVIPVRHEFASPADQRVLAEIAGLVNGTGSRPVVQIRYHRYAFDSGPEGTIRITFDNEPRCRFRRVRLTPDDPDFELPLLEPGSSIMEVKTIGPVPYWFRNLIGEFKLVPRGFSKYTAALELYEFKSRPPIVSPAATVTPEPPPARKPPRKTEAIPRKTEALDEKGRRRPAATTTLCRELSEPAAATTPGALRILCARLLSRLHLQKAR; encoded by the coding sequence ATGGACGCGAACCAGAACCGTAGAGAATTCAAATTCGTCCTCCCGCCCCATCTGGGCTTACTGATCCGTGAACGGGTCGGGGAGGTGATGCAAGCCGACCGCGGTGCGGAAGACGGCTACCCGGTACTGTCGGAATACTACGACACGACCGAGCGTTCCTCGTATTGGCAAAAGCAATTCGAGGTGCCGAACCGCCGCCGCGTGCGCAGCCGTGTCTATGGCCGGCGCGACGGGGCCATCCCTGCGAGTGCCTTCATCGAGGTGAAGCACAAGCTGGACGGCGTGACCGTGAAGCGCCGCGTGCCGGTGGATCTGGACGAGCTGGAGCAGCTCACCGAGGGAGTCATCCCGGTGCGCCACGAGTTTGCCTCGCCTGCCGACCAGCGCGTGCTGGCGGAGATCGCCGGGCTGGTGAATGGCACGGGCAGCCGCCCGGTGGTGCAGATCCGCTATCATCGCTACGCCTTTGACAGCGGTCCGGAAGGCACAATCCGCATTACCTTCGACAATGAGCCGCGCTGCCGCTTCCGCCGCGTGAGGCTGACGCCGGACGATCCGGACTTCGAGCTGCCGCTGCTGGAGCCGGGCTCCTCCATCATGGAGGTGAAGACCATCGGCCCGGTGCCTTACTGGTTCCGGAATCTCATCGGCGAGTTCAAGCTCGTGCCCCGTGGCTTCTCGAAATACACCGCCGCGCTGGAGCTCTATGAATTCAAGAGCCGCCCGCCGATCGTTTCCCCGGCGGCAACCGTGACGCCCGAGCCACCGCCTGCGCGGAAGCCGCCTCGCAAGACGGAGGCGATCCCCCGGAAAACGGAGGCGCTGGATGAAAAGGGCCGCCGCCGTCCCGCGGCGACCACCACCCTGTGCCGCGAGCTCTCCGAGCCTGCCGCCGCCACCACCCCGGGTGCCCTCCGCATCCTGTGTGCGCGCCTGCTCTCGCGCCTGCACCTGCAGAAGGCCCGCTGA
- a CDS encoding RecQ family ATP-dependent DNA helicase, giving the protein MTTPSADPLSGLLRERFGHDGFRGGQREVVEGLLEGRSMLAVFPTGGGKSLCYQLPALLLEGITLVVSPLIALMKDQVDALRAKGVAAARLDSTLEPAAYEEVMRSLGDGSLKILYVAPERLSNEGFRARLRKMRIALVAIDEAHCISEWGHNFRPDYLKLAKLCRDLKVPRVLCLTATATPAVAKDIRKGFRIAKDDHVQLSFHRANLDLKVTPLDATGRKQHLLDRLQSTDGAAVVYVTLQHTAEEVATYLQKNGLSAQAYHAGLPDEFRAAAQEKFMGGSTRVIVATIAFGMGIDKADIRAVYHYNLPKSLENYTQETGRAGRDGGLSSCELLACGDDLVTLENFIHGDTPSPAATRHFVDHVLRLGKDFDISTYELSTVNDIRPLVVETMLTYLELEGVIEATRKFWSSYQVRLLRDLEKVLAGYDARRKTFLRKIFAAGKEGRSWLTFDIAAVALATGEDAQRITAALIYLEEAGDIALKKSGIRQGYRVKKDPGDLRDLATRLDEQFRKREAADLARLRQVVELAEQPGCLTGFVTGHFGEKLASPCGHCDRCRGITPVPIPRTKAPGPDDEELRMIHALRGEGHAALKTPRQLARFLCGIGSPAVTRARLSRHDAFGLLERLSFSDVLEISEQL; this is encoded by the coding sequence ATGACCACACCCTCTGCCGATCCCCTGTCCGGACTCCTCCGCGAGCGCTTCGGGCATGATGGCTTCCGGGGCGGGCAGCGGGAGGTGGTGGAGGGTCTGTTAGAGGGGAGGTCGATGCTGGCGGTGTTCCCCACGGGGGGCGGGAAGTCGCTTTGCTACCAGCTCCCGGCGCTGTTGCTGGAGGGGATCACGCTGGTGGTCTCGCCGCTGATCGCGCTGATGAAGGACCAGGTGGATGCCCTGCGGGCAAAGGGCGTGGCGGCGGCGCGGCTGGACTCGACGCTGGAGCCGGCGGCTTACGAAGAGGTGATGAGGTCGCTGGGCGATGGCTCGCTGAAGATCCTCTACGTGGCCCCGGAGCGGCTTTCCAACGAGGGCTTCCGCGCGCGCCTGCGGAAGATGAGGATCGCGCTGGTGGCGATCGACGAGGCGCACTGCATCTCCGAGTGGGGCCACAATTTCCGCCCCGACTACCTGAAGCTGGCGAAGCTGTGCCGCGACCTGAAGGTGCCGCGCGTGCTGTGCCTCACCGCGACCGCCACGCCCGCCGTGGCAAAGGACATCCGCAAGGGCTTCCGCATCGCGAAGGACGATCACGTGCAGCTCAGCTTCCACCGCGCGAACCTGGACCTGAAGGTGACGCCGCTGGATGCCACGGGGCGGAAGCAGCACCTGCTCGACCGGCTGCAGTCCACCGATGGCGCGGCGGTCGTCTATGTGACGCTGCAGCACACCGCGGAGGAGGTGGCGACCTACCTGCAGAAGAACGGCCTCTCCGCGCAGGCATACCACGCGGGCCTGCCGGATGAATTCCGCGCGGCGGCGCAGGAGAAATTCATGGGCGGAAGTACGAGGGTCATCGTAGCCACCATCGCCTTCGGCATGGGCATCGACAAGGCGGACATCCGCGCCGTCTATCACTACAACCTGCCGAAGAGCCTGGAGAACTACACCCAGGAGACCGGACGCGCGGGCCGGGATGGCGGGCTCTCCTCCTGCGAGCTGCTGGCCTGCGGCGATGACCTGGTGACGCTGGAGAATTTCATCCACGGCGACACGCCCTCCCCGGCGGCCACGCGGCACTTCGTCGATCACGTGCTGCGGCTGGGGAAGGACTTCGACATCTCCACCTACGAGCTCTCGACCGTGAATGACATCCGCCCGCTGGTGGTGGAGACGATGCTGACCTACCTGGAGCTGGAGGGCGTGATCGAGGCGACGCGGAAATTCTGGTCGAGCTACCAGGTGAGGCTGCTGCGGGACCTCGAGAAGGTGCTGGCGGGCTACGATGCGCGGCGGAAGACCTTCCTGCGGAAAATCTTCGCCGCGGGGAAGGAGGGCCGGAGCTGGCTGACCTTCGACATCGCCGCGGTGGCGCTGGCGACCGGCGAGGATGCCCAGCGCATCACGGCCGCGCTGATCTACCTGGAGGAAGCGGGCGACATCGCGCTGAAGAAGTCCGGCATCCGCCAGGGCTACCGCGTGAAGAAGGACCCCGGCGACCTGCGCGACCTGGCGACCCGGCTGGACGAGCAATTCCGCAAGCGCGAGGCGGCGGACCTCGCGCGGTTGCGGCAGGTGGTGGAGCTGGCGGAGCAGCCCGGCTGCCTGACCGGATTCGTCACCGGGCACTTCGGCGAGAAGCTCGCGTCACCCTGCGGCCACTGCGACCGCTGCCGCGGCATCACCCCCGTGCCCATCCCCCGCACGAAGGCCCCCGGCCCGGACGATGAGGAGCTGCGGATGATCCACGCGCTGCGCGGGGAAGGCCACGCCGCGCTGAAGACCCCGCGGCAGCTCGCCCGCTTCCTGTGCGGGATCGGCAGCCCGGCGGTGACACGCGCGCGGCTGTCGAGACATGATGCCTTCGGCCTGCTGGAGCGGTTATCTTTCTCAGACGTACTGGAAATATCAGAACAACTGTAG
- the recA gene encoding recombinase RecA, with protein MAKTQEDTSDKLAEARKRNLDMAISSIQKEFGEAAIMRMGDGHRVDVDVIPTGNLLIDRALGVGGFPRGRIIEVFGPESSGKTTLTLTAIAQAQKKGGLAAFIDVEHALDPQYAKMLGVNLDDLLVSQPSSGEEALQICEALVRSNAIDVIVLDSVAALVTKQELDGEIGDSTVGAQARLMSAAMRKLTGFISKARTVCIFTNQIREKIGVMFGNPETTPGGRALKFFASVRVDIRRIGQIKATDGTVQGSRTKIKVVKNKVAPPFSECEFDIMYNEGISSTGSLLDLALEMDLIQKRGSWFAYNGSQLAQGRDAAKEALKADEALYTEISEKVREKLDAAKKR; from the coding sequence ATGGCCAAGACACAAGAAGACACCTCCGACAAGCTCGCCGAAGCCCGCAAACGCAATCTCGATATGGCTATCTCCAGCATCCAGAAGGAGTTCGGCGAAGCCGCCATCATGCGGATGGGCGACGGGCACCGTGTGGATGTGGATGTGATCCCGACCGGCAACCTGCTCATCGACCGCGCCCTCGGCGTCGGCGGCTTCCCCCGCGGCCGTATCATCGAGGTGTTCGGCCCGGAGTCGTCCGGTAAGACGACCCTGACCCTCACCGCCATCGCCCAGGCCCAGAAAAAGGGTGGCCTGGCTGCCTTCATCGACGTCGAGCATGCCCTCGACCCGCAGTATGCGAAGATGCTCGGCGTGAATCTCGACGACCTGCTCGTCTCCCAGCCTTCCTCCGGTGAAGAAGCCCTCCAGATCTGCGAGGCGCTCGTCCGGTCGAATGCCATCGACGTCATCGTCCTCGACTCCGTCGCCGCGCTGGTCACGAAGCAGGAACTCGACGGCGAGATCGGCGACTCCACCGTGGGTGCCCAGGCCCGCCTGATGAGCGCGGCCATGCGCAAGCTGACCGGCTTCATCTCGAAGGCCCGCACCGTCTGCATCTTCACGAACCAGATCCGTGAGAAGATCGGCGTCATGTTCGGCAATCCCGAGACCACCCCCGGCGGTCGCGCGCTGAAGTTCTTCGCCTCCGTCCGCGTGGACATCCGCCGCATCGGCCAGATCAAGGCCACCGACGGCACTGTCCAAGGCAGCCGCACGAAGATCAAGGTGGTGAAGAACAAGGTCGCCCCGCCCTTCTCCGAGTGCGAGTTCGACATCATGTACAACGAAGGCATCTCCTCGACCGGCTCGCTGCTCGACCTCGCGCTGGAAATGGACCTCATCCAGAAGCGCGGCTCCTGGTTCGCCTACAATGGTTCCCAGCTCGCCCAGGGCCGCGATGCCGCGAAGGAAGCACTCAAGGCCGACGAAGCCCTCTACACCGAGATCTCCGAGAAGGTCCGCGAGAAGCTCGACGCCGCCAAGAAGCGCTGA